The proteins below are encoded in one region of Ereboglobus luteus:
- a CDS encoding TonB-dependent receptor plug domain-containing protein, whose amino-acid sequence MSSDVYLLEKFVVSSEREGQSAAVQRQRQSDVMKNVVATDAFGNLIDTNAGELLKNLPGIFVDYAGEDVGSFSIRGIGSDQGTMSVDGNEFANSSTNPRPAPSAASP is encoded by the coding sequence ATGAGCTCTGACGTTTACCTTCTCGAAAAATTTGTCGTTTCCTCCGAGCGCGAGGGCCAGTCGGCCGCCGTGCAGCGTCAGCGCCAGTCCGACGTTATGAAAAACGTCGTTGCCACGGACGCCTTCGGCAACCTCATCGACACAAACGCGGGCGAACTTTTGAAAAATCTCCCCGGCATCTTCGTTGACTACGCTGGCGAGGATGTCGGCAGTTTCTCCATCCGCGGCATCGGCTCCGACCAGGGCACCATGAGTGTCGATGGCAACGAATTTGCCAACAGCTCCACCAATCCGAGACCAGCACCGAGCGCGGCGTCGCCCTGA
- a CDS encoding carboxypeptidase regulatory-like domain-containing protein produces MSSAKTGVALASAQVFVDSQGTPVLTESDGTFRIGNLAPGEHTVRVAYVDLDDQTKTVTIESGSLFMSSL; encoded by the coding sequence GTGAGCAGCGCCAAGACCGGTGTCGCGCTTGCCAGCGCCCAGGTGTTTGTTGATTCGCAGGGCACGCCCGTCCTCACGGAAAGCGACGGCACCTTCCGCATTGGCAATCTCGCGCCCGGCGAGCACACCGTGCGCGTAGCCTACGTTGACCTGGACGACCAAACCAAGACCGTCACCATCGAGTCCGGGTCGCTGTTCATGTCGAGTTTGTGA
- a CDS encoding immunoglobulin domain-containing protein, with amino-acid sequence MTRAGAPSLQQSLPAPIPTYQWYKDGVAIAGATESALTISSVTRTDAGRYSVQATNPMGSVKALPFPSP; translated from the coding sequence TTGACGAGGGCCGGGGCGCCATCTTTACAGCAGTCGCTTCCGGCGCCCATACCGACCTATCAATGGTATAAGGACGGCGTGGCGATTGCTGGCGCGACCGAATCTGCGCTCACAATCAGCTCCGTCACGCGCACCGACGCCGGCCGTTACAGCGTGCAAGCCACCAACCCGATGGGCTCGGTGAAAGCACTCCCGTTTCCCTCACCGTGA
- a CDS encoding SMP-30/gluconolactonase/LRE family protein produces the protein MGIAINADCSCLYVADTGNSMIRRIELSTGVVETVAGIAGSTGSANGSTSIATFNTPESLAVDAAGVIYVADTGNNTIRVIDTVAGTVSTFAGMAGSSGSQDGSGEDSTLNAPAA, from the coding sequence ATGGGGATCGCGATCAATGCCGACTGCTCCTGCCTCTACGTTGCCGATACGGGCAACAGCATGATCCGTCGCATCGAACTCTCCACCGGAGTTGTTGAAACGGTCGCCGGCATCGCGGGCTCGACAGGCAGTGCCAACGGCTCGACAAGCATCGCCACCTTTAACACACCCGAGTCGCTCGCCGTCGACGCCGCGGGTGTCATCTATGTGGCCGATACCGGCAACAACACCATTCGTGTCATCGACACCGTTGCCGGCACTGTTTCCACCTTTGCCGGCATGGCGGGCAGCAGCGGCTCGCAAGACGGTTCGGGCGAGGACTCCACGCTCAACGCCCCGGCGGCATAA